The Cyclopterus lumpus isolate fCycLum1 chromosome 1, fCycLum1.pri, whole genome shotgun sequence sequence tctcttgatccagaggtgttggctaattacagaccgatctctaaccttcccttcctctctaagatccttgagaaagtagtcgcaaatcagttgtgtgactttctacatcataatagtttttttgaggatttagaaaacaccacagcacagagacagcactggtgaaaactACAAATGatctcctaattgcatcagataaaggactcatctctgtgcttgttttgttagatcttagtgctgcgttcgacaccattgatcatgacattcTATTACAAAGACTGgttcagatcgatctcaatttgtatttgtaaacgatgaagcctcgatgaccaccaacatgTGTCAAAGAAAGCGACCACTATGATGAAAGAACTGTGAGTGTGGTCGACACCCCGGGAGTCTGTGACAAGGCGATTACAGAAGACCGGTTGAAAAGGGAAATAGAGGAAAGCATCAATCTGTTTTACCCCGGACCACACATATTCCTGCTGGTGATCAGACTGGATGCACGCTTTactgaagaggagaagaaagctGTCAAGTGGTTTGAAGACAACTTCGGTGAGGAATTCTCCAATTACACTCTGGTGCTCTTCACTCGGGGCGACGCGCTCAAGGGGAAGTCCATTTGGGAGTATTTAGGCGAAGATCCTGATCTCAAGGAGTTAATCAGTGTCTATAAAGAAAGGTACACTGTGTTTGACAACACATGCATGGGAAATCGCACTCAGGTGGCTGATCTGTTTGAAAAGATAGACAAGATAGTGCACTTAAATGGTAACCATTATACCAGAAGCATGTACGAAGAGGCCCAGGCAAAGAAGAATTCGAAGGAAAGATGGAGTAAATGTGCAGGCTATTTGAACACTGTATGTACTCAGTTGATCAGTGCAGGACTAGCCACAGCTGTCCCTGTAGCTGGTGCTTTTATTGCAAAGAAAGCAGCAGTTGGATCAATGAAAACGCCTGTAATCTTGGCAGGTGCAGGAGGGATTACAAAAGTAATCGAGTGGTGGATGAAACCTAAAACAGACAGTTGAGTTGTCAAGTCATGATCCTTTAAGGAAACCAGTGAGGTCATTCCATTCATTGCCTTCTTTGAGACACTAAATTCAAATTAGACTTTTTTTCACCAAAGCTGCATTGCATTCCTTCATAATTAAtgcatatatattaattaatcaCAGCTTGCCTGCTTTAAACTGTACATTAACCTTTTATGACCAActggtagcgccgtagtagcactttagtagcacttaaatgtctcttactgatagcactttgtagtttaactttattgaagaaattgtactttcttgattcttgtttttctgagtttggactcatggtttaatgcacttattgttagttgctttggataaaagcgtcagctaaatgacatgtaatgtaatctaatgTAGCTGTATAATGTTGATGCTGTACACTGATATCCTGAATCTCATTTTGTGTGAAGAACACTATTGTAATTGTTCTATTTAAAagatagaaataaaataatgtgataAAAGCTTCAAAAAGTGTTGTTGTATCGAGTTTAAATTAGATGGAAATCGCAGTTTGGAAAGCAAATATTCCATCAAAAGCTTCCAGGGCATCAGTGAATTCATAAGACACAGAACCACTGTGGGTCATATTAAAATTGAAAATCTCTTGTAGGAAGATGTGAGCTGGAAAACATACAGTCAGCAACTTCAGTTAACAGGACGCCAGTTAGCCATCAGTGTCAAGTCAAAGCTCCTGTTgatattcaaaagaaaaaggaaaggaataTACGTTTTATACTTTTTGGTACCAACTACAGGAACATTCACATTCTGCATTaacatgtaataatgtattaaatagTTTGGGACAAATGCATTTTTCAACTGAGAAGAAATCAAAATAAAGGGAtgtaaaatgttgcatttatcGATCTGCTTGTCTAACTCTTTCCAAGAaggtatataaaaaaagagtaatttcCAGAGTGTCAAACTCTTCCTTTCAGTGCAGAAGACACAATGCATTGCatgcataataaataaatatgtaatgatgCCATACAACAACACTCATTCAGCATTACAGGTATGAAAAGGTGTTCTGAACATCATACTCTGCACAGTGGAAAGCTGCCAACATGCTTTTAAGATGACTGCAAGCAAAGAGAACACACTGATCACAGTTGATCCTGGTAACCATGGAcatgtttaacattatttaaagatatttcaAAACAGAAAGTAACCATAGCCTTGCAGAACAAACATCTGGGACAACTGGTTCTACGGGAACACGGGCATCGCATCAGAAAGGTCACTCCCTGTCTTCCACTCCCCAGACTGGCATTATAATCACTCAACTCTTTTTATAGAGACCATTTCTTCAGTAGAAAGTAGTTCCAATGAAAATAGTTGACAGCACATTGCATTGATTAGGCACAGAAAATGAGATGttgttaaacaaaaaaaggcaccCAGAGGTGTTGCATTAGTTTTAATGTCATCTATTTTCAAAGCGTCttgcttaaaaataaatgttattcttCAATTTGAACtgttctatttattatttattgtttgcaCTACTCCCTCACTCCCACTACCATCGTCTTTGTTTGCACTGTAACTTACCAGTTATATTACTCTTATTGTGTGGCTGAATGAGTGTAATGTAGGTGTAAACTTTGTAAGTATAGTATAGTTTGAGTTGTGctgttttctatttttgtattcaACTTTTACGCTATTTCTTTTTATACCTATTTTTTTCCAAATATATTCTAATTTACTTTATTTGACTTATTCATACAATTTCTCAGTGTACAATGTGGTGGGCCGACA is a genomic window containing:
- the LOC117739681 gene encoding GTPase IMAP family member 4-like; translation: CVKESDHYDERTVSVVDTPGVCDKAITEDRLKREIEESINLFYPGPHIFLLVIRLDARFTEEEKKAVKWFEDNFGEEFSNYTLVLFTRGDALKGKSIWEYLGEDPDLKELISVYKERYTVFDNTCMGNRTQVADLFEKIDKIVHLNGNHYTRSMYEEAQAKKNSKERWSKCAGYLNTVCTQLISAGLATAVPVAGAFIAKKAAVGSMKTPVILAGAGGITKVIEWWMKPKTDS